The following proteins are encoded in a genomic region of Musa acuminata AAA Group cultivar baxijiao chromosome BXJ2-11, Cavendish_Baxijiao_AAA, whole genome shotgun sequence:
- the LOC135627020 gene encoding probable glycosyltransferase 2 yields the protein MGQEAAGLKPTSARDRPDAATRSRLPRRRQIRKTFNNLKITVFCGVVTILVLRGTVGIGSLAGAGGDAAAADQKVVEDIDRILREIRSDSDPDDADQIPFGFNSTAASLNYTSASVLAAAENYTLGPRISDWDDQRRRWLGENPGFPSRIPGGKPRILLVTGSPPNPCDSSIGDHYLLKATKNKIDYCRLHGIEIVYNMAHLDRELAGYWAKLPLIRRLMLSHPEVEWIWWMDSDALFTDMAFEIPLDRYAAHNLVVHGYPDLIFEKHSWIGLNTGSFLLRNCQWILDLLDAWAPMGPKGRIRDEAGKILTANLKGRPAFEADDQSALIYLLLSQQDKWGDKVYIENSYYLHGYWAGLVDRYEEMMEKHHPGLGDERWPFVTHFVGCKPCGSYGDYPVERCLSSMERAFNFADNQVLRMYGFAHGSLASPNIRRTKKQTAKPLEFLDQLNLKAGIETRG from the coding sequence ATGGGCCAGGAGGCGGCCGGCCTCAAACCGACGTCGGCGAGGGACCGCCCCGACGCCGCCACCCGCTCCCGCCTCCCCCGTCGCCGCCAGATCCGCAAGACCTTCAACAACCTCAAGATCACCGTCTTCTGCGGCGTCGTCACCATCCTCGTCCTCCGCGGCACCGTCGGCATCGGAAGCCTCGCGGGCGCCGGCGGAGACGCGGCCGCCGCCGACCAGAAGGTCGTCGAGGATATCGACCGCATCCTCCGCGAGATCCGCTCCGACTCCGACCCCGACGACGCGGACCAGATCCCCTTCGGCTTCAACTCCACCGCCGCCTCCCTGAACTACACCTCCGCTTCCGTCCTCGCGGCCGCCGAGAATTACACCCTCGGCCCCAGGATCTCCGACTGGGACGAtcagcggcggcggtggctggGCGAGAACCCGGGGTTCCCGAGTCGGATCCCCGGAGGCAAGCCGCGGATCCTCCTCGTAACCGGCTCGCCGCCCAACCCCTGCGACAGCTCCATCGGCGATCACTACCTCCTGAAGGCGACCAAGAACAAGATCGACTACTGCCGCCTCCACGGGATCGAGATCGTCTACAACATGGCGCACCTAGACCGGGAGCTCGCCGGGTACTGGGCGAAGCTCCCGCTTATCCGGCGGCTGATGCTGTCGCACCCGGAGGTGGAGTGGATCTGGTGGATGGACAGCGATGCGCTCTTCACGGACATGGCCTTCGAGATCCCTCTCGACCGCTACGCCGCCCATAATCTCGTCGTCCACGGCTATCCAGATCTCATTTTCGAGAAGCACTCCTGGATCGGCCTCAACACCGGGAGCTTCCTGCTGCGCAATTGCCAGTGGATCCTTGATCTGCTCGATGCTTGGGCGCCGATGGGGCCTAAAGGTCGCATTCGCGACGAGGCCGGCAAGATACTGACGGCGAACCTGAAGGGCCGGCCCGCATTCGAGGCGGATGATCAGTCGGCGCTCATATACTTGCTGTTGTCGCAGCAGGACAAGTGGGGCGACAAGGTCTACATTGAGAACTCGTATTACCTCCATGGTTACTGGGCTGGATTGGTGGACAGGTACGAGGAGATGATGGAGAAGCACCATCCGGGCCTCGGGGACGAGAGGTGGCCATTCGTGACGCACTTCGTCGGCTGCAAGCCGTGTGGTAGCTATGGGGACTATCCTGTGGAGAGGTGCTTGAGTAGCATGGAGAGAGCTTTCAATTTTGCGGACAACCAGGTCCTGAGGATGTATGGGTTTGCTCATGGGAGCTTGGCTAGCCCCAACATTAGGAGGACCAAGAAGCAAACAGCAAAGCCACTGGAATTCTTGGATCAGCTTAATCTCAAAGCCGGGATAGAAACCAGAGGGTGA